In Bacteroidia bacterium, the genomic window ATAAAATATGGGATTCTTTCAAGTTCACCGCAACTAAGAAATAGACTTAGCCGTTGCTCAATCGCATGGAAAAAGATGGAATTATATTGAGTGAAAGTGTTATTGAAAAAGCTAAAAACCTTCCCTTAGCGCCTGGATGCTACAAATTTTATAATGAAGAAGGGCAGATTATTTATATTGGAAAAGCAAAATCTCTACGCAAGCGAGTATCTTCATATTTTAATGCTAGCCATAATCAGCATCCAAAAGTGCGGATTATGGTGCGGCAAATCGCAGACATTGAGTACGTGGTTACTGAAACAGAGTTAGACGCTCTTATTTTAGAAAATAACTTAATCAAACAACATCAACCTAAATACAACATTCTACTCAAAGATGACAAGCAATTTCCTTTTCTATGTATAAAAAACGAACGTTTTCCTCGCTTATTGATAGTGCGCAAACGCATCAACGACGGTTCTTTGTATTTTGGACCCTATCCTAACAGCAAAGTCATGTATGCAATCTCTGAAATTTTGCATAAAACAATGTACCTGCGTACTTGTAATTATCACCTTTCTGAAACAAATATAGCCGCAAAAAAATTTAGACCCTGTTTAGAGTATCATATTGGAAGGTGTAAAGCACCCTGTGCAGGACTACAAGACCATGAAGATTACATGCAAAATATTGAATACGTCAAAAAAATACTTAGTGGAAACACTAAACAAGTACTCGAAAGCCTTAAAAATCAAATGTTTGAACATGCAGCAAAACTAGAGTTTGAAAAAGCTAATCTCATAAAAGAAAAGTACGAATTACTCACCAACTACAAAAGCAAATCTACCGTAGTATCAGAAGAAATCAGTAATGTGGATGTATTTACTATTTTAAGCAATGAAAAACTTGCCTTTGTTAATTTTCTAAAAGTAGTAGAGGGAACCGTTATTTTAGCTAAAACCATTGAAGTCAAAAAAGTTTTAGATGAAACCGATACAGAAATTCTTGACCAATTCATTTATGAGGAGTGGCAAAAAAATGACACTAACGCAGTCAAGTTAATCACTAACATTCCTGTTACTATTCATCAAACATTAGGTAAAAGAATAGATAACATTGTACCTGTGTCCGAAGAAGAGGATGGCAATTGGTATAAATTGATGATGCTATCCCTCAAAAATGTCAACTATACGATGAACGAACGCATCA contains:
- the uvrC gene encoding excinuclease ABC subunit UvrC; protein product: MLNRMEKDGIILSESVIEKAKNLPLAPGCYKFYNEEGQIIYIGKAKSLRKRVSSYFNASHNQHPKVRIMVRQIADIEYVVTETELDALILENNLIKQHQPKYNILLKDDKQFPFLCIKNERFPRLLIVRKRINDGSLYFGPYPNSKVMYAISEILHKTMYLRTCNYHLSETNIAAKKFRPCLEYHIGRCKAPCAGLQDHEDYMQNIEYVKKILSGNTKQVLESLKNQMFEHAAKLEFEKANLIKEKYELLTNYKSKSTVVSEEISNVDVFTILSNEKLAFVNFLKVVEGTVILAKTIEVKKVLDETDTEILDQFIYEEWQKNDTNAVKLITNIPVTIHQTLGKRIDNIVPVSEEEDGNWYKLMMLSLKNVNYTMNERITNYEKANPEYHYKEVLEALQRDLHLPVLPTHIECFDNSNLQGSNPVSAMVVYKNGRPSKKDYRRYHIRTVVGPDDYATMREVFTRRYTKAIQNQEELPNLIIVDGGKGQLSAAVKVLEELKLDIPIISIAKKLEEIYFKNDPIPLHIDKKSITLKFIQKIRDEVHRYAITFHREVRSKKAIQTELLNINGIGANTAKLLLQKFGSVQAIKEATLEEVAQWVGTYKAHLVKDYLEKQEQQLS